The sequence GGCAGTCAGCTATGATGTATAGTGGAGGGCGGATTGGTGAGTTAACGAAACTCAGTGACTGTCATCAGATCACTTTCACTGCCTTTTGGATTGTTAAAAAAATGCACTGAAACACCTGAATATGATAATGATAAAACAGTTTGGATGTCAGAAATATATTGTTTATCCACTATTCCACCAAGAATGCTTGTAGATTTTTCATTGCGGTACGTTACAATTTATGAGTACGTCTACTGGGTCGGCCGCCacttggacgagcacagcttgAGGACTTGCTTACAGTGAACCTGTTTAATGCGACGCCGAGCATACATATCGCCCGGAGTCACGGGAGAGTTAGTACATTTTCCTGCAATCCGGTTGGATCTTCGTGCGAAGAGACTGTCCGGTGCAGATTGGGTTGAGGGGAGCCACGAGTTGGCGGCTCCTATAATGTGCTCTCGAGGCGTCTGGCTCCTGTAATGTTCACTGTAATGCTAGATTCCGTTCGCCGGTTTGGTAAGTGCAGAGCTAACTCGCGACTCTATGCCGCGGTAGTAGCACCCTCGGGCTCTATGAAGCTCAAGGGCGAAGGGAAAAGTTGGAATAAAGTTCCAACTGAAGCTGGAAGTCAGTCAGTGTGTCACTGCTAGCTATTAATCTAATGTTGATGATTTATTTGATAAATATCACTTAATTTTTAAAGTTATGTCcctttttacttatatatatatatatatatatatatatatatatatatatatatatatatatatatatatatatatatatatatatatatatatatatatatatatatatacatatatatatatatacatatatatattattaagcacCATTACCATTTACACCGTTACCGTTGCCATTTCCATTGCCGTTTGTGTAAACACCATTACCATTTACACCGTTGCCGTTGCCAATTCCATTGCCGTTTGTGTAAGCACCATTACCATTTACACCGTTACCGATGCCATTTCCAACCTGAAATCCAACCCGGTGACATGAAAACACACTTTGTGATCTGAAATCCAAAATGGTGACCTGAAAAAACTCTTGGCGACCTGAAATACAACCTAGTGACCTGGAAACACTCTTCGTGATCTGAAATCCCACCTGGTGGCCTGGAAACGCACTATGTGACTTGAAATCTAACCTGGTTACCTGGAAACACACGTTGTGATGCGAAATCTCACCTGGTGACTGGGAAACACTTCATGACCTGAAATGCAACTTGGTTACCTGGATATACTCTTCGTGACCTTAAATCCAACCTGGTGACCTGGACGCTCCACCGGCAACCTGCGAACAAACTTAATGACCTAGGAACCCATATGGTGATCAGGAAGCCCACCTAGTGACCTGGTAATCCACCTAGTGACCTGGAAACTCACATGGTGATCTAGAAACGCGTCTGGTGACCAAGGATAGCTGCATTTAAGTACCTATCTTGGACAGCGAGAAGAGATACATCGAGTGAGTATCAAGAAATAACTACGTGATGCTACAAAGTCCAGCATCTTGCTGTATGGCTAGCCATACAGGGGCATGTGGCCAGTAGCCTCCACTGGCACTCTTTGGAAGTGTTATGAGGACATCCTATAAATCACGAGAGTACTTATGCGTTTACCAAATAAAATCTACGGACGTAAAGGGCCAAAGGCAGGAGTGGTCAGACGTAATCCTGCCTGCGTGTTGGGCTTTCTTTGCCGCATCCTTGAGGTGGGAGAGTGTCTGCCTAAGGCACGTATGTATTAGCGTCCTTGAGGTGGGAGAGTGTATGCCCGAGCGAGGTATATAAGGCACTGCGCCATCCTTCCATCTTCATAACTCGGTCCTCACCTCTACatctccctgcttctcctcctttaTCGTCTTATCCTGTGTTTCCTGCACGTTTAAGCATGGCGGCAATCATCAGGAGCCTCCTTTACCTTGGTAAGCTGATCTAAGCTATTCAACTTCTATACCCAAGTATTGTTTTATGTTTATATAGTTATTTCTGAGCAAAATGGCTTGACCTCAAAAGGTTTACACTGTGATCTATTTCACCAGtaaaaatattttaattattttaaaaaatCTTTCGGATTTTATAGGTATAACTTAGGTATAGATATCGGTATAACGTATAATTGAATATATACTTTTATATGGCATAACTTGAGTACCATTTAAttataataggttaggtaaggttaggctcGAGTGTTTTAGCACACCATTTTCTAACCTTTGTAACAACTGGACGAGCTGATTTATATATGGGGTATAGCACTAACGTGAGGATGGGCCGGGTTAGGTAATAGTGACAGTTTTAGTTAGCGGCCATTTACAGCTTGAGTTAGCAACCACTTACAGCTTGAGTTAGCAACCATTTACAGCTTGACTTCGCAACAATTTACAGCTTGAGTTAATAACCATTTACAGCTTGAGTTAGAAGTGAATGGCTAGAGTTATAACTTGGAAAATTGGCAGCCTAAAATATAGTATAAAACAAACTATcatcaaagtatatatatatatatatatatatatatatatatatatatatatatatatgcaaacaagcctgaatggtccccaggactatatacaactgaggtgtgagtttctggggtgtgagttttcagttatatatatatatatatatatatatatatatatatatatatatatatatatatatatatatatatagcatgctGTTCCAGAATACCTTTACCCATATTCCATTTCTGTTTACAATTTTTCAATTAGCCTTCAGTTTGCGTTTAATTATATTACCAGAATTGTAAGCTTGAGATTATGCAAGCTTCAGCTGAAGGTGTGTGGGACGAGGGAAGCAGGCGGGTATTGTCTGTGGGATATTTGGCTGAAACATCTGTTATTCTGTAAACAACAGGTGTTGTGGGCGCGTGTCTGGCTCAGCAACGGACTTACCTCCCGCCAACCAACGGATTCAGCGGTAACGGAGGAAATGGAGCCAATGGAAACGGTAATGGTGCTTACACAAACGGCAATGGAAATGGCAACGGCCTAAACGGTAATGGTGCTTATTCAACAAGCAATGGAAACGGTAACGGTGTAAACGGTAATGGTGTTTACACAAACGGCAATGGAAATGGCAACGGTAACGGTGTAAATGGTAATAGTGCTTTCACAAACGGCAACGGCCTAAATGGTAATGGTGCTTACACAAACGGCAATGGAAATGGCAACGGTAACGGTGTAAATGGTAATGGTGTTTACACAAACGGCAATGGAAATGGCAACGGTAACGGTGTAAATGGTAACGGTGCTTACACAAACGGCAATGGAAATGGCAACGGTAACGGTGTAAATGGTAACAGTGCTTACACAAACGGCAATGGAAACGGTAACGGTGTAAATGGTAATGGTGCTTACACAAACGGCAATGGAAATGGCAACGGTAACGGTGTAAATGGTAACGGTGCTTACACAAACGGCAATGGAAATGGCAACGGTAACGGTGTAAATGGTAATGGTGCTTACACAAACGGCAATGGAAATGGCAACGGTAACGGTGTAAATGGTAATGGCGCTTACACAAACGGCAATGGAAATGGCAACGGTAACGGTGTAAATGGTAATGGCGCTTACACAAACAGCAATGGAAATGGCAACGGTAACGGTGTAAATGGTAATGGTGTTTACACAAACGGCAACGGTGCCGTTAACGGGATCTTTAACGGCATTTTCGACCCCATCGCTGCCCTTGGTGACGCTATTGGAGGCGGAGGCGTCCCCGGCGTGGACTATCCCATCCTGGTTTCTGTCCCACTCACCGGATTCTCCTGCACCGGACAAATCCCCGGATACTACGCTGATACTGCCCCAGAGGCCGGATGTCAGGTGAGTCTTATTCTGTCCCTGAGGCCGGATGTCAGGTGAGTCTTATTCTGGCCACGAGGCCGGATGTCAGTGGTCTTATGCTGCCCCAGAGGACGGATGTCAGGTGAGTTTTATGCTGCCCCCCGAGGCCGGATGTCAGGTGAGTCTTATGCAGCCCCCCGAAGCCGGATGTCATGTGATTCTTATGCTGCCCTGGAGGCCGGATGTCAGGTGAGTCTTATGCTGCCGTGTTGATATTTTATAACTGAGAGTTTATACAATCAGGTTCACATTAGGAGTCTGTATTTCCACTAAACGTTTTAAAGCTGTTTTCATGTTATTAAAAGTTATTGAGTATTTGCTAGTAATTGTCCTCTGCCTTTATCAGTAGTCCTCTTTGGTCATAACACCTACGACAGATGTTCCACATCTGCCAGACGTACCACTTTGTTTCACTAAATACTGTTGTCCTCGGCAGGTGTTCCACATCTGCCAGGCCGATGGCAGGAGCGACTCTTTCCTCTGTCCCAACGGCACCATATTCAACCAGCAGTACttcgtgtgtgactggtggtacaACTTCGACTGTTCCACCGCCCAGCAGTTCTACGGTCTCAACGCTCAGATCGGCGTGATTATCGCAAACTCCAACGGCAATGGAGTTGGAGTTGTTAATGGCAATGGTCTCGTCAACGGTAATGGTAACGGAGCTGTAGTTAATGGGAATGGATATACTAATGGCAACGGTCTCGTCAACGGCAATGGTAACGGAGCTGCAGTTAATGGGAATGGATATACGAATGGCAACGGTCTCGTCAACGGTAATGGAGCTGCAGTTAATGGTAATGGATATACCAATGGCAATGGTCCCGTCAACGGCAATGGTAATGGATATACTAAAGGCAACGGTAATGGTAATGGCGTTCCAGTTAACGGTAACGGATATACGAATGGCAACGGTCTCGTCAACGGTAATGGTAACGGAGCTGCAGTCAATGGGAACGGATATACCAATGGCAACGGTCTCGTCAACGGCAATGGTAACGGAGCTGCAGTCAACGGGAACGGATATACCAATGGCAACGGTCTCGTCAACGGTAATGGTAACGGAGCTGCAGTTAATGGGAACGGATATACCAATGGCAACGGTCTCGTCAACGGTAATGGTAACGGAGCTGCAGTTAATGGGAACGGATATACCAATGGCAACGGTCTCGTCAACGGTAATGGTAACGGAGCTGCAGTTAATGGGAACGGATATACCAATGGCAACGGTCTCGTCAACGGTAATGGTAATGGAGCTACAGGTAATGGAAATGGTTTCACCAATGGCAACGGTAACGGATATACTAGCACAAACGGTAATGGTAAAGTAAATGGTTTAACTAACGGTAATGGTGTTAACGGTAACGGCGTTAACGGTAATGGTCACAGTAACGGCTCACCAGCCCCGGTCGGACTGTATCAGACTCCGAGCATATAATGAATAGTGTTGTTCATTATATGTGTTCCTCCTCCGCCTGCAGTCTTAGTGTTGACAGCCATTTTTGCATCATTACCTTACGACGGTCCTAAGACGTTTCTATCTTAGGTGAACACATGATAACATTAACTTGCGAGAGTCGTGGGAAGCGTCTCTTTAAGTAATCAGAAAAGATTCAGGTCAATTATCGATTCCATCACTTGAGGAAACTCCTCTGAAGACGAGGAGATCAACCTCCACCAACTGCTTCTGTTTTCCAATATATTACATTTTTCACATTGATATATTTGATTTCTCttctatatttatattttatatttcgtAAACACTGTCTTTGTTTAAAAGATAAAAATATTCTCGGACGCCGTCAAAAAAATTGGCTATTCTCTCAGCTATCAAAAAACATGTCTTCATTTGTATAAGAATATATAGGATTTACTTTCATATATTTGTCTATTTAAATTAATACTTAACAAAAAGAGTAAATTATGGACGGTAATTATTATTTATCATGGAATTATTCTTGTGTCATTACCTGTGTAATGAACACTTGCACAGATGACACAATAATTAGGCAACGGTTTCCGACATGCTGATTATACAGTATGTACTTTATTTATAGCTTTGAATCGTTAAACATTCAGATTTTGTGTTATGAGCTGTCAACAGACTTGTGGAGAGCGGGAGGCCACTCAGAGCTCTTGTGccatacaccatacacacacgcacacacacacagttgacttATAACCTATATTTTTATAACTTATgcatgaaattatatatatattaaaagtatgtgTAAAATATGATCTCTCATTTTCTACCTAAAGTGATATTTGTGTCACAAATATTGGGACTGGAGCAAATAGTTAAGAAAGGAAACATTGGAAATGAAAGGAAACCAGAATGATACTATATTGCCAATACTGGTGGTAAACTAGTATTAGCAATATAGCATCATTCTGGTCAATTGTAAAACAGGTCACTGACATATTGCTTTATATATTGCTCGAGGTTCTGATACCAGAGCAGAaagatatattttttatttatttgtgtgtACATTAAAAGATATCAGAGTCATGAAGAAAAATATCTAATGACACTTCAGGTTAAGGGAATTGACTGTAAAATGTTTGCATCATATTGAGAATTTGGGCATTTAATGAGATGTGGAACAAAATTATTGAGAAATTACtgtaaaatattggtaaattattGTGATATATTGGTAAATTGTTGTGAAATATTAGGAAataattgttaaatattggaaaattattgttaaatattgggaaatattgataaattcttggattttttttaatatttggaaattatttCCAAATATTATTTCTTTAGTTAATAGTGAATTATTATCTTTTTTCTTGTAACCAAGTAACTTATTCAGCAGTGATCTAATGATTTTCCAGTCAAAAAATATTTTTAAGAGATTTGCACATAGCCGCCATCAACTGCTAGAAACACCGCTAAGATAATTATGACTGAAATGTATATTTCAGAGCTAAAAAGCAGTaattcagatttttttttatttgttatggtAATTTACGCAACTGTGAAAACTGTCAAATTTAGAGCAAAATTTATATTTGTGTTTATAAATCATTATCAATCAACTGCTTCCAAAACGTGGTTTGTTTGATTAGAACGGCTGTGTTGTTGTAGCTCACTGGTAGAGCTAGTAGTGATGGTTGTTCTAGTAGTAATGGTTGTACTAGAGTGCTGGTTGTACTAGAGTGCTAACAGTACTACTTGTGCTGAAAGCAGCAAAAATTATTCTCCCCGACTCTGTACCTTAACTATTACTTCTAATAGCATTAACTAAGAGGTTTAATAGCATGTTATATCTGCCTGACATCTTGTCTTGTGTGACGTACTAGGTATTCTTGTGATATAAAAGGTTCATATATACTGCCTGAACATATAtcttatatttttatatacattttatattgaTAACATTATTAAAATTACGCGCATTTAAAAACATTGTTTTTATCCTCCCTATTTGCTCCCTGATTTCATGATGTGACGTCAATAGGATATGACCTCTTGATACCGAGAGGTGACGTCACCATGATATGCGCTCTTCAAACCGTGAGGTGAAGTCACCGAGAAATGCCCTCTTGATACCCTCTTGACGCCATAGAGCATGTTAAATCTGAGCATCCGTGTGACCAAGCTGACGCACTCAGAGATGGCAAGGCTACCAGTAATTAGTGACAGTATTGTAGGATGTAGCTGGACCTATTTGCACCAGCTTGAATAGTCAACCCAGGGACTGCCCAGCGATGTCAGAGCAAGTCGTTTAAgatgttgatttaggggcaacgaCGATCGTGGGGTCGGATGTGTcctggcgtacccgtgaagggtaaaTCGCGAAGCTTAATAACAAAATGAATGTCATTTGTCAGCAAGCCAATAAACACACAGAcgggatgatggggggggggccaggagtccctcagggaggCAAGCACCGGCCCTGccccacagagaacactgggaagCTAAAGCAAATACTCGGCTCCCAATTCAAATGCAAAACGTCGTCCAGTGCCCCcaggcagagcaga is a genomic window of Procambarus clarkii isolate CNS0578487 chromosome 8, FALCON_Pclarkii_2.0, whole genome shotgun sequence containing:
- the LOC123759875 gene encoding uncharacterized PE-PGRS family protein PE_PGRS46-like, producing MAAIIRSLLYLGVVGACLAQQRTYLPPTNGFSGNGGNGANGNGNGAYTNGNGNGNGLNGNGAYSTSNGNGNGVNGNGVYTNGNGNGNGNGVNGNSAFTNGNGLNGNGAYTNGNGNGNGNGVNGNGVYTNGNGNGNGNGVNGNGAYTNGNGNGNGNGVNGNSAYTNGNGNGNGVNGNGAYTNGNGNGNGNGVNGNGAYTNGNGNGNGNGVNGNGAYTNGNGNGNGNGVNGNGAYTNGNGNGNGNGVNGNGAYTNSNGNGNGNGVNGNGVYTNGNGAVNGIFNGIFDPIAALGDAIGGGGVPGVDYPILVSVPLTGFSCTGQIPGYYADTAPEAGCQVFHICQADGRSDSFLCPNGTIFNQQYFVCDWWYNFDCSTAQQFYGLNAQIGVIIANSNGNGVGVVNGNGLVNGNGNGAVVNGNGYTNGNGLVNGNGNGAAVNGNGYTNGNGLVNGNGAAVNGNGYTNGNGPVNGNGNGYTKGNGNGNGVPVNGNGYTNGNGLVNGNGNGAAVNGNGYTNGNGLVNGNGNGAAVNGNGYTNGNGLVNGNGNGAAVNGNGYTNGNGLVNGNGNGAAVNGNGYTNGNGLVNGNGNGAAVNGNGYTNGNGLVNGNGNGATGNGNGFTNGNGNGYTSTNGNGKVNGLTNGNGVNGNGVNGNGHSNGSPAPVGLYQTPSI